Proteins encoded together in one Bacteroides ovatus window:
- a CDS encoding DUF3108 domain-containing protein, with protein MKTRRKRIGNEIVRTAVVSVRRNFIIGLVALLMGAFALPASAQCEAKNDAFQSGEHVMYDLYFNWKFVWVKAGLASLTTNATTYHSQPAYRINLLALGSKRADFFFKMRDTLTCVIGEKLEPRYFRKGAEEGKRYTVDEAWFSYKDGLCLVNQKRTYRDGAFDESEASDSRCIYDMLSILAQARSYDPADYKVGDKIKFPMATGRKVEEQTLIYRGKENVKAENGVTYRCLIFSLVEYDKKGKEKEVITFFVTDDLNHLPVRLDLFLNFGSAKAFLNNVTGNRHPLTSIVK; from the coding sequence ATGAAGACAAGAAGAAAAAGGATCGGGAACGAAATAGTCAGAACCGCCGTCGTTAGCGTTCGACGCAATTTTATTATCGGATTAGTGGCCTTACTGATGGGAGCTTTCGCCCTCCCAGCCAGTGCTCAATGTGAAGCGAAGAATGATGCGTTTCAATCCGGCGAACACGTAATGTATGATTTATATTTTAACTGGAAGTTTGTCTGGGTGAAAGCCGGACTTGCCAGTCTGACGACGAATGCTACTACTTATCATTCACAACCTGCCTACCGGATCAATCTGCTTGCTTTGGGCAGTAAACGGGCAGACTTCTTTTTCAAGATGCGCGATACGCTGACTTGTGTGATCGGTGAAAAACTGGAACCGCGCTATTTCCGCAAAGGTGCTGAAGAGGGAAAACGTTACACGGTTGATGAGGCTTGGTTTTCTTATAAGGACGGTCTTTGCCTCGTAAACCAGAAACGTACTTATCGGGATGGAGCGTTTGATGAATCTGAAGCTAGCGATAGCCGTTGTATATACGATATGTTAAGCATCTTGGCGCAGGCACGTTCTTACGACCCTGCAGATTATAAGGTGGGAGACAAAATCAAGTTCCCGATGGCTACGGGCCGTAAAGTGGAAGAGCAAACGCTTATCTACCGTGGAAAAGAAAATGTGAAAGCGGAGAATGGAGTTACTTACCGTTGCCTGATCTTCTCATTGGTAGAATATGATAAGAAAGGAAAAGAAAAGGAGGTGATTACTTTCTTCGTGACGGACGACTTGAACCATCTTCCTGTCCGTCTGGATTTATTCCTGAACTTCGGTTCGGCAAAAGCATTCCTGAATAATGTGACGGGTAACCGGCATCCGCTGACTTCTATCGTTAAATAG
- a CDS encoding PaaI family thioesterase, giving the protein MTAQEFFKNDLFAENAGVVLLEVRKGYSKAKLEIKPEHLNAGARTQGGAIFTLADLALAAAANSHGTLAFSLSSTITFLRASGPGDTLFAEARERYIGRSTGCYQVDITNQDGELIATFESSVFRKDQKVPFEVQE; this is encoded by the coding sequence ATGACCGCACAAGAGTTTTTTAAGAACGATCTGTTTGCCGAAAATGCAGGAGTAGTACTGCTGGAAGTACGCAAAGGTTACAGTAAAGCCAAATTAGAAATAAAACCCGAACATCTTAACGCAGGTGCCCGCACACAAGGAGGAGCGATCTTTACGCTGGCAGACCTTGCGCTTGCCGCAGCTGCCAACTCGCACGGCACACTAGCTTTCTCTCTCTCGTCCACTATTACTTTTCTGCGTGCCAGCGGCCCCGGAGATACTCTCTTTGCCGAAGCACGCGAACGCTATATCGGTCGAAGTACAGGTTGCTATCAGGTAGATATAACAAACCAAGACGGAGAGTTGATTGCAACTTTTGAATCTAGCGTATTCCGAAAGGATCAGAAAGTGCCTTTCGAAGTTCAGGAATAA
- a CDS encoding FecR family protein, producing the protein MKEEFDRLIYDFLSGSITKEDLHKLNEWIYSDPENQKYFEQQKRIWLLSADYKNVSVHEEQAYNRFAKRIRKHKSAPAGKMRRALFVKYAGYAAAIIILLFTTPFIIYNFTTPDDSLISEVYAPRKSKLKMKLPDGSIVWLNADSKLSYSESFSRKNRNVRLEGEGYFEVAHGEHPFVVQTDSAQIKVLGTKFNVKNYGDENYIKVSLLEGSIALSCINQEFIMKPNQTMTVNKLDQTYKLTESADYAEQWINCKVFWDEVPMSIISKELERQFDVTFAFESEQLKNLIFHGSFIIETNNLEKILDIMSETNKFSYSIEKDKVYIHSLKK; encoded by the coding sequence ATGAAAGAAGAATTTGACAGACTGATATATGATTTCCTCTCGGGAAGTATCACCAAAGAGGACTTGCATAAGTTGAACGAATGGATATACTCCGATCCGGAGAATCAGAAATATTTTGAACAGCAGAAACGAATCTGGCTTCTGTCTGCCGACTATAAAAATGTATCTGTACACGAAGAACAAGCCTATAACAGATTTGCGAAACGAATCCGCAAACATAAGAGTGCTCCGGCAGGAAAGATGAGAAGAGCCTTATTTGTGAAGTATGCAGGTTACGCAGCGGCAATCATTATATTACTGTTTACCACTCCTTTTATAATTTATAATTTTACAACACCTGATGATTCTTTGATTTCCGAAGTATACGCTCCAAGAAAATCGAAATTAAAAATGAAGCTTCCTGACGGTTCTATAGTGTGGTTAAACGCAGATTCCAAGCTTTCTTACTCCGAGAGTTTTAGTCGGAAGAATCGCAATGTCCGACTGGAAGGCGAAGGGTATTTTGAGGTAGCGCATGGAGAGCATCCATTTGTTGTACAAACAGACTCTGCACAGATTAAAGTACTGGGCACTAAGTTTAACGTAAAAAATTATGGTGATGAGAATTATATAAAGGTATCACTCCTAGAAGGTTCCATTGCCTTATCGTGCATCAACCAAGAGTTTATAATGAAGCCTAATCAAACGATGACAGTTAATAAGCTTGACCAAACTTATAAGCTGACCGAGAGTGCTGACTATGCAGAACAGTGGATCAACTGCAAAGTATTCTGGGATGAAGTTCCTATGTCGATCATTTCTAAAGAGTTGGAGCGCCAGTTTGATGTGACATTCGCATTTGAGTCAGAGCAACTCAAGAATTTGATTTTCCATGGAAGTTTTATTATAGAAACAAATAATTTGGAGAAAATATTGGATATTATGTCTGAAACAAATAAATTTAGCTACTCAATTGAAAAAGATAAGGTATATATCCATTCATTGAAAAAATAA
- a CDS encoding RNA polymerase sigma-70 factor — protein sequence MEKNLETEIIEALKSGKEEAFRYIYKTYYTDLCRIARGYLTDSYLSESIVEDLVYSLWENRSKITINTSLKNYLFRSVANKCINYLQLEYVRRETACSSEDLVIYSDLWSLGENPVEHLEGKELHSIIQKTIDGLSPETRKVFLLSRFENKRQEEIAEIMGITIHTVKYHMRSALDKLKEAAKSYLALIVMFITNIFN from the coding sequence ATGGAAAAAAACCTGGAAACAGAGATTATCGAGGCCCTGAAATCGGGTAAAGAGGAGGCATTCCGATACATCTATAAAACTTACTATACAGATCTTTGCCGGATAGCGAGAGGGTATTTGACAGACTCTTATCTATCAGAATCTATAGTAGAAGATTTGGTGTATAGTCTATGGGAAAACCGCTCTAAAATAACAATTAACACCTCATTGAAGAACTACCTTTTCAGAAGTGTAGCCAATAAGTGTATCAATTATCTTCAGCTTGAATATGTGAGAAGGGAAACGGCCTGCTCGTCAGAAGACCTGGTCATTTACAGCGATTTATGGTCCTTGGGCGAAAATCCGGTTGAGCATTTAGAGGGTAAAGAGCTACATTCTATTATCCAGAAGACGATTGACGGCTTATCTCCGGAAACCCGGAAGGTATTTTTATTGAGTCGTTTTGAGAACAAAAGACAAGAAGAAATTGCCGAAATCATGGGAATCACTATTCATACAGTGAAATATCACATGCGAAGTGCACTGGATAAGCTGAAAGAAGCAGCAAAATCTTATCTTGCCCTGATTGTAATGTTTATTACGAATATATTTAATTAA